The genome window attggtgtgtgtctatGATAGACTTAATGTCCAATAGATGTTATTATACTACATGTGTCTACACCCTGATATAAACTTCTTCAAAACAGAGAGATGGGATAAATTTAATAGTTCAGATAAAGAATTACTTCtacaatttatgaaaacagaaatgtcgtaaatttgcacttttgaatatctgccttttaaacatacttaatgtcttgtattattttttctattctttcagaaaatcacatgaaattggataaaaagtattttttgcttttaaagaatcatcaatatgtatcatgtttgaaagacactgcaaagatattctacaaacgtataatccttcttctataaaacattgctgaattacagtaaaatatttcttctgagagagagaaagcatttctttacttctgtgtctgaaatgtgcaagagataattttctcttttaaatatactttgatggaTTTACAAAGAGTATTTGcgacatttttaaatattggcattgatcacatttagaagaaatataagagaagtgatatttatttggaataaactataaaagaaaaaagaagcaaaatatccatatattttggtgagaggagaaatatttttgaaaagttgttgatctgtacaacttgaagggttcattatatttttcttgaagagatgtcggaagaattaagaaaatcatcatatgactgtgacatctgcaaagagtcattcttagaagaaagtaaattcaatcaacacaaacaaattcatacagGGGAACAACCATacaaatgtgatatctgtggtaaatcattctctgttcgcagtagcttaactactcacaaacgtgttcatacaggtgagaaaccatatacctgtgatatctgtggaagatcATTTTCTGTTGGCAGCAGCTtagctaaacacaaacgtattcatacaggggagaaaccatatcattgtgatacctgtggtgaatcattctctaatGGCAGTAACTTAACgaaacacaaatgtattcatacaggggagaaaccatatcactgtgatatctgtggtaaatcattctctcttcgcagtagcttaactaaacacaagcgtattcatacaggtgagaaaccatatacctgtgatatctgtggaagatcATTCTCTGTTGGCAGCAGCTTAgctaaacacaagcgtattcatacaggggagaaaccatatcattgtgatatctgtggtgaatcattctctgttGGCGGTCGCTTAACtcgacacaagcgtattcatacaggggaggaACAATATacctgtgatgtctgtggaagatcattctctgaaagcagcagcttagctaaacacaaacgtgttcatacaggcaAGAAAcgatatcgctgtgatatctgtggtgaatcattctctgttCGCAGTAGCTTAACCAAACACacgcgtattcatacaggggagaaaccataccactgtgatatctgtggtaaatcattctctaatggCAGTAACTTAacgaaacacaaacgtattcataccgaAGAGAAACcttatcgctgtgatatctgtggtaaatcattctcagaaAGCAGCAGCTTAACTcatcacaagcgtattcatacaggcgagaaaccatatacctgtgatatctgtggtaaatcattctcagaaagcagtagcttaactaaacataaacgtattcatacaggtgagaaaccatatcactgtgatatttgtagtaaatctttctctcagaacagtggcttaactcaacacaaatgcattcacactcaagaaaaataaattcatagtgatatctgtggaaaatcatttacacaaaatcatttctgatttAAACAAGTCTTTCTTTATGAAGTGGGTCCATAACACAGTGATATTTGTTGTATAACATTTCTTCAGAAGGACAAAGGACGTATCTCATAAAGACATCCACAGAATATAGAAACTATATGAATGTGACATCTATAGTAAATCTTTGACATGAAATCAtccattgttaaatcaaaagagcattgacagaggaaggaaaacatatcactgtgatgttaaacctgaatcattctttcaaaatggtgAATTGTTTGTACACAGTCCTGTTAATATGAAGAATATGCCATACCCTAAGATATCTGATAATGATCAATTATAACATAAATGAATTCAAACAGAAGGGGAACCATatcactacgatgatgatgatcctcatcatttaacattcacttttacaTTCTTCTATGGATCAGATTGAATTCATTGATACCttccctgtttccaagcaaggaaatattttccctggtgagacatattttacacagaagactggaaatgaacaactacaCAAGTATGACGGTCATGATGGCCATTTATGAACACCACATAATATCTGGAAaagggtgcacacacacacacacttatgtatgtctgAAGATTTTCTTATAGGAAATATCTTACATGTTCTCTACACATCTAAtagtttgtaattcctattaggaaatgaaacacatgtaatgctgaataaataataccaaacttttctccactgtccttatgtgttatgtaattactctgcaaaaaaATCATCCAAACCGcccacaaaaataatatatatgtataccgtaaatcctcgagtataatccgcatttttttcctaaaattaacggtcaaaatccctagtgcgtactatatacaaggttaaaaatgaaaaatatcttctaagcaatgtccgagtctctattttgcTGTCAGGCAATGTTtgttcagacgcattttgtgctGTCAGGCGCGAAAATGCCTTACGCTAAGcccgaaagcaatgaagtcataaaataatcatccataacttgcaataagcaacatttattaaaataaaagtattcagaacacagaataacatgtaacaaaaacaatttgcaaacatatttacattcccatataacagttaaaaacatcaccattattgtattacgcatgcgtggaagtgtttgtttgactaggtgctgctggcttaattacgcacgattcaagttagagaagggatgtgtattatacacaaggtttaggtttaggtGTTATACTCAAgtgtggactatactcgaggatttacagtatatatatatatattaaccagctTGTTTATGGTGAAAGTTGGTGTGCATCAGGGATCTGTGTTGTCACCATTGTTGTTTGCAATAGTGGTTGATGTGGAGAAGGAGAGTGCAAGAAAGAGACTGTAAATGGAGATACTGTATGCAGATGACCTTGTTCTGATGAGAGAGAAGTTTTGGAAATGGAAGGAGGCATTTGAAAGCAAGGGTTTGAAGGTAAACCTTGGGGAGAGAAAGGTGATAGTGAGTGGGGTGGAAGTAGAAGTGTTGGTGAGTAAGGTAGATCCAtgtagaaagagaaaatgatgttttataaacacattctaccagtatacgaagtttaaaattttttatttacctagaaattatgttaaaaaacagccattcaaaccaaaacgatctgataattttaatatttgagGGATTCATATAATTTTCCATGCAGAATTTCATCAGTTAATTTGCTTCTTCCACAGAAAGttgggatcctttcggtttgaatggcagttttttaaaataatttctaggtaactaaacacttttaaacttcatatactggtagaatgtgtttataaaacatctttttctcttggctttattgagaaaattctatagtttgtaagatatttgttgttttttcccttcaatttctgcaatttcaaccaatcaatgacgtctattgaggtgaaaacattctctgccgtatgaatatgtccctcgtttaagaaacagattgggtttatttacatttgtgaagaaaaaagataccctttcccctaaccccaaccctaaaacagattggaatgcaatagatcgatactagggtcataattatgggtgacaatttcatatgacactgctagaaaaaactgccgttcaaaccgaaaagatccaaaagttgTTTTTAAGTTACAATGGCTTAAAGTTCGATTATGTTTACTCATTCACAAAACAGGGTTTGGAAGCTATCATTTTGAGCATGGCAACACGTGTTGTCAGATATTTGTGAATCTGTATTCTTCACACGGTAATTCATAGGGtacttttacttttgtttcagtcattcgactgcggccatgctggagcaccacttgtaGTCGAACAAAcctacaactctctctcttctctctcccctccttaattcttttgttcctctttttctctctcttctgttccTACGTAACCGATAGCCCAGACAGCTAACCCTCTTTTTGCGTCTGACCATGGTCAGTGCAACAtcaatattcttccctgtgtttgtgaaagctctgtatctctgccgtaaggcttcatttccacacacaccagctgaattcaattcgtccccagtcgaaagacacctgttgttatgtcctgttattattattaatatttttattgtatttttgtatttatacttgtgtaacatcgtctgtttttccgtccttattttcgtatacattccatgctttcttccaaggaatctgatgctcttagcttactttttccttggggctggccagattggagcaatctcaagattaatcagccgaaattgcgaggacgaCCTGGTTCTTTACAGGGGacagaaagcttcgaatgacccgtcctttctttttcataaagGACCCGTTTGTACtttggtgtgaaataatttttccaCACGTTTTTTTTAGTGCATTCAACGATGCTCAGTCCAAACCCAAGACCCGCCACATTCTTCCAGAAAAGAAAGGGGGAGGGGTGGTGGGGGACCTTGGAGTTTCCCAccaacagagttttgttttggttttttttctgggttattttacatgctttcaatgtatgacattgaaattatacgTAAACGGCTCCTTTTCTTGCATGCCCTACTACCACGTAACAGCGATTTTGAGTCCTTTATCGTAAATAGCTGTTGTATGGTAacagggcatgc of Octopus sinensis unplaced genomic scaffold, ASM634580v1 Contig16482, whole genome shotgun sequence contains these proteins:
- the LOC115230830 gene encoding zinc finger protein 708-like; translation: MSFLEKRKSNKHQEIHAGEAPYHCDICGKSFYQSEKPYHCDICGKSFSVGGSLTKHKRIHTGEKQYHCDICGKSFSDGSSLTKHIRIHTGEKPYHCDICGKSFSHGSNLTKHKCIHTGEKPYHCDICGKSFSLRSSLTKHKRIHTGEKPYTCDICGRSFSVGSSLAKHKRIHTGEKPYHCDICGESFSVGGRLTRHKRIHTGEKRYRCDICGESFSVRSSLTKHTRIHTGEKPYHCDICGKSFSNGSNLTKHKRIHTEEKPYRCDICGKSFSESSSLTHHKRIHTGEKPYTCDICGKSFSESSSLTKHKRIHTGEKPYHCD